Proteins from a single region of Pseudopedobacter saltans DSM 12145:
- a CDS encoding AAA family ATPase has translation MGLTRNLQKKDHYNMVYTENEVFDLILNCEHMPKVVLMCGLSGSGKTTFAKQLECYGFHRLSVDEEIWNNYGQFGIDYAEEEYDKLSALAEKALFIQFLELLKSKRNIVVDFSFWQKEKRNEFKRIVETNHGKWFLVYMNPPISAIKNRLKIRNKTFEANAAFPITDFILNKYIDGFQIPEQENQLEIVSI, from the coding sequence ATGGGTTTAACGAGAAATTTACAAAAAAAAGACCATTATAATATGGTATATACAGAAAATGAAGTGTTCGACTTAATTCTAAACTGTGAGCATATGCCCAAAGTCGTTCTCATGTGTGGACTGTCAGGATCCGGAAAAACCACATTCGCAAAACAGTTAGAATGTTATGGTTTTCATAGGCTATCGGTCGATGAAGAAATATGGAATAACTATGGTCAGTTCGGAATAGATTATGCTGAAGAAGAGTATGATAAACTATCAGCTTTAGCAGAAAAGGCACTGTTTATTCAGTTTTTGGAACTTCTAAAATCCAAACGGAATATAGTAGTAGACTTTAGCTTTTGGCAAAAGGAAAAGCGTAACGAGTTTAAGCGGATAGTGGAAACAAACCACGGAAAGTGGTTTCTTGTTTATATGAACCCTCCTATTTCGGCAATAAAAAACAGACTGAAAATTAGAAATAAAACTTTTGAGGCAAATGCCGCTTTTCCGATTACAGATTTCATCCTAAACAAATATATAGATGGCTTTCAAATTCCCGAACAAGAGAATCAATTGGAAATTGTATCTATATAA
- a CDS encoding DUF6268 family outer membrane beta-barrel protein: MKFIILFFLTFTCYDIAAQIQIQVKTEYLGESSYRKTDGKTYQKVGDAKGSAVIYQADVHIPLSVKLNEKNRPIIWSISGRFAQARLHNRNFDEPIVTDRMMNVGLNLNHLRPLNDKWSIMASIGGGTYMPSTEFSQMRFKNTLGNIGTVFIYHLRSNLDLGVGAAINNSFGYPMLFPALYLNWKMERKYNVEINVLDGLEMCFRYDLNNSFRLNVIGEMNGQTALLEQDGKDKIFSHAYIIGGVRPEVKIGDNIFLNVTAGVNAWRPSQMTERTIKSIFKKQQYYFKASPYVATQLKIVL, translated from the coding sequence ATGAAATTTATTATTCTATTTTTCCTGACATTCACGTGTTATGATATAGCTGCTCAAATACAGATACAAGTCAAAACAGAGTATTTAGGAGAATCAAGCTATAGGAAGACCGACGGTAAAACCTATCAAAAAGTGGGAGATGCAAAAGGTTCTGCTGTAATTTATCAAGCGGATGTACACATTCCTCTGTCGGTCAAGCTAAATGAAAAGAATCGTCCTATAATATGGTCTATAAGCGGAAGATTTGCACAGGCGCGACTACACAATCGTAATTTTGACGAACCTATAGTAACGGATAGAATGATGAATGTTGGCTTGAATCTAAATCATTTACGTCCTTTGAACGATAAATGGTCAATTATGGCAAGTATAGGTGGAGGCACATACATGCCGAGTACGGAGTTTTCCCAAATGAGATTTAAAAATACACTTGGTAATATCGGAACAGTATTCATATATCATTTAAGGTCAAACTTGGACTTAGGGGTGGGAGCTGCTATCAATAACTCCTTTGGATATCCGATGTTATTTCCAGCACTTTATCTCAATTGGAAAATGGAAAGGAAATATAATGTTGAAATCAATGTTTTGGACGGCTTGGAAATGTGTTTCCGATATGACCTGAATAACAGCTTCCGATTAAATGTAATCGGGGAGATGAATGGACAAACAGCTCTTTTAGAACAAGATGGAAAAGATAAGATTTTCTCGCATGCTTATATAATAGGAGGCGTTCGTCCAGAGGTAAAAATTGGCGACAATATATTCTTAAATGTCACGGCAGGAGTTAACGCTTGGAGACCATCTCAAATGACTGAAAGAACGATAAAAAGTATATTCAAAAAACAACAGTACTACTTTAAGGCTTCGCCCTACGTTGCTACGCAGTTAAAAATAGTGTTATGA